In Micromonospora ferruginea, the sequence GCGAGCGCGCCCACCAGCCCGGCCTGGACCGCTCCGAGCTGCGCGAACTCCAGCTCAAGGCGAAGAAGTTCGGCTTCTGGGGGCTGGCCACGCCCGAGGCGTACGGCGGGATGGCGCTGCCCGCGGTCATGCAGTCGCTGATCTGGACCGAGCTGGGCCGCACCTTCGTGCCGTTCCGGTTCGGCGGCGAGGCGGACAACATCCTGTTCCACGCCACCGAGGAGCAGCAGCGGGAGTTCCTGCTCCCCACCATCGCCGGGGACCGGATCTCCTGCTTCGCCATCACCGAGCCGGGCGCCGGTTCGGACGCGGCGAACATCAGGCTGCGCGCCCGCCGCGACGGCGACGACTGGGTCCTCGACGGCGAGAAGACGTTCATCACGAACGGCAACGACGCCGACTTCGCCATCGTGGTGGCGGTGACCGACCCGGAGAAGGGCGCCCGGCGCGGCGGCGCCACCGCGTTCCTGGTCGACCGGGCGATGGGCTGGCGGTCGGAGTTCATCCCGACCATGGGCGAGGGCGGCCCCGCCTCCCTGGTCTTCGACGGCGTACGCGTGCCGCACCGCAACATCCTCGGCGAGCTGGGCCAGGGCTTCACGCTGGGCATGGAGTGGATCGGCAAGGGCCGCTACACCATCCCGTCGCACGCGATCGGCATCGCCGAACGGGCCCTGCAGATGGCGATCGACCACGCCAACACGCGGGAGACGTTCGGCGCGCCGATCGCCACCAACCAGGCCATCCAGTGGATGATCGCCGACTCGGAGACCGAGCTGGAGGCGGCCCGCTGGCTGATCCTGCGCTCGGCGTGGACGGTCGACCGGGGGCTGGACCCCCGGCACGCCTCGTCCATGGGCAAGCTCTACGGCGCGGGCATGGTCAACCGGGTGGTGGACCGGGTGCTCCAGATCCACGGCGGCATGGGCTACACCCGGGAGCTGCCGATCGAGCGCTGGTACCGGCAGGTGCGGCTGTACCGGATCTTCGAGGGCACCGACGAGATGCAGCGGCTGATCATCTCCCGGGACCTGCTGCGCGGCTACACGAAGATCGGCGGCCACCTGGCCTGATCACCCGGCCAACGCCTCCAGGGCCAGGTCGACGTCCGCCTCGGTGGTGTAGAGGTGGAACGAGGCGCGCACCCGGCCCGCCCGGACCGCCGCCCGCACCCCGGCCCGAGCCAGACGCTCCTGCGCGTCCGGCACCTCCACGGCGACGATCGCGCTGTCACCGGGCGGCCGGCCCAGCCCGGCGAGGAACCGGTTGGCCAGCGCCACGTCATGGTCCCGCACCGCCGCCAGGTCCAGGTCGGCGAGCAGTTCCAGCACCGGGGCCGCGCCGACGAAGCACAGCCACGACGGCGAGACGTCGAACCGCCGGGCGTCGTCGGCGAGCCGCAGCGGCGTGCCGTAGAAAGAGGTCTGCGGGTCGCGGCCGGCGTACCAGCCCGCGGCGTCCGGACGCAGCCGCTCGCGCAGCGCCGGCGCCAGGTAGGCGAAGGCCGCGCCACGCGGAGCCGCCAACCACTTGTACGCCCCGACGAGCACCGCGTCCGCCTGGGCGGCGTCGAACGGCAGCCAACCGCACGCCTGGGTCGCGTCGACCACCACGAGCGCGCCGTGCGCCCGGGCCGCCGCGACGATCTCGTCGTACGCCGCGACCGTGCCGTCGGCGGACTGCACCAGGCTG encodes:
- a CDS encoding aminotransferase class V-fold PLP-dependent enzyme, with the translated sequence MELEQAQKLWQPAPGWLNTATYGLPPDPVWEAVQQMLADWRTGRVSFEVWDESVGRSRAAFARLVGADPVDVSVGAAVSQLAAPIAAALPPGATVVVPEGEFTSILFPWLVQEERGVRVRTVPLAGLVDAIDADTDLVAFSLVQSADGTVAAYDEIVAAARAHGALVVVDATQACGWLPFDAAQADAVLVGAYKWLAAPRGAAFAYLAPALRERLRPDAAGWYAGRDPQTSFYGTPLRLADDARRFDVSPSWLCFVGAAPVLELLADLDLAAVRDHDVALANRFLAGLGRPPGDSAIVAVEVPDAQERLARAGVRAAVRAGRVRASFHLYTTEADVDLALEALAG
- a CDS encoding acyl-CoA dehydrogenase family protein — encoded protein: MDFDLSDEERAVRDTVRDFVAREVMPLEAELLRRERAHQPGLDRSELRELQLKAKKFGFWGLATPEAYGGMALPAVMQSLIWTELGRTFVPFRFGGEADNILFHATEEQQREFLLPTIAGDRISCFAITEPGAGSDAANIRLRARRDGDDWVLDGEKTFITNGNDADFAIVVAVTDPEKGARRGGATAFLVDRAMGWRSEFIPTMGEGGPASLVFDGVRVPHRNILGELGQGFTLGMEWIGKGRYTIPSHAIGIAERALQMAIDHANTRETFGAPIATNQAIQWMIADSETELEAARWLILRSAWTVDRGLDPRHASSMGKLYGAGMVNRVVDRVLQIHGGMGYTRELPIERWYRQVRLYRIFEGTDEMQRLIISRDLLRGYTKIGGHLA